GCGGATCCGATTGGCGGCATGGACGTCACCGAGCGCGGCTTCGCGGCGATGTGCACCGCCGTGCGCAAGCTGGCGGAGGAGGTCTCCGGCGGCAAGCTGGTGCTGGTGCTGGAGGGCGGCTATTCGCTGGAGGGGCTGTCGAACTCCGTGCACGCGTGCATCGAGGTGCTGGCGGGAAGGGATGACAGCTTCGCGTCCGGCGCCACCAACGCGGACGCGAGGGAGGCACTGGCCGCGAGCCGCGAAGCGCTCAAGCCGTACTGGGCCAGCGTGCGCTGACGGGGCGTTTCAGTACAGCCTGCCGCTGTCCAGGGTGATGCCGGACAGCTCCACCAGGAACGCGCCCAGGTCATGGATGGGGCGCGCGGGTCCTTCCGGGTCCGGGCTGTGGATGCTCAACACCCGGTAGCGCCCTTCCCGGCCTCCTTCGAACAGCCACTCCGACCCGTCGAGGTACGCAACGGGGCGGGGAGTGAAGAAGCGGTCCATGGACCAGAAGCGGGCCGCCTCCAGATGCTGTCGCACGGCCTGCCACTGGGTGGGCGTGAGCAGGATGCGTCGGTCGACGGTCAACGTCCCTTCCTCCATGCCGGACACCTTCACGTGCAGGGAGTGGAGAGGGCCCAGGTGTTCGATGCGGATGACAAAGGACTCACGGGTTGAGGGGATCCACGTGAAGCGGTAGACCTCGACGCCGGGTGCCAGGGGCAGCAGCGGCCCTTCCTTCAAGGCCCGCAGCATGCCGGAGCACCAGCAGCGCCTGCTCTCCTGTCCACGCGCATCGTTGAACTCCGCCTCCAGCCAGGGCAACAGCGTCAGGGCGAAAGCTCCTCGCGGAAAGACATCGGGCAGGTGAGCCGGCCACTCGGTGCGGCAGGGTCCACTGCTCGGGAAGCCGTCTTCAATGAACCCCAGGGGCGGATCCGCTGGCGGTCGAACCGTGGCGCAGGCTCCGAGCAGCAACAGCAGTCCGCGAGCAGCGATGGCGGATGTCTTCAAGCCCCCTCCTGGCATGCCGCATACCGCATCCACATCAGGTGCAGCCTACTCCATCACCGGACGGGCTCCGTTGGCTGGCTCCTGACGGAAAACGGCTCCGCACGGAACAGCACCGTCTTCAGCGTTGCCTCCAAGAGGTGCTCCGCGTCCGGGACGGGTTCATTCCACCGCGCCGCCACCATGCCGTCCGGTCGCACGAGGCAGGCACCACCGTCCCCTACCCCATACGCGTGCTGCCAGCCGTAGACCACGTGGACCCGCAGCGGCACGAGCTCCGCGCTGCGCCACGCCTCACTCCCCGCGAGCAGGACGAAGCCATTCCCAAGCAGGTCCAGCGTCGACTTGCGCCCGTCCGGTCCATCCAGCCACACGTGCGGCGCGCGCGTGCCGGGCTCGCCCGTGGGGACAAACGTCTTCGGCAACGGTGGCCCTTCACCGTAGCGGTAGCCGAGGGTGACAGCATCGTCGTCGACGAGGACCGCGTCCGCCGGAAGCTCCTGCTTCGCCATCTTCAGCGCGAGCAGCGCGGCCTGGTTCGCGGTGGCAGCCGCCACGGGCCGTCGCTCGGCGTCGTAGGTCTCCAGCAGCGCGGGCCCCGCGTGGCCGTTCAGCACTGCGGCCAGCTTCCAGGCCAGGTTCGCCGCGTCGTGGATGCCGGTGTTGGCGCCAAAGCCTCCCGTGGGTGGCATCTGGTGCGCGGCGTCCCCCGCGAGGAAGACACGGCCCGAACCGAAGCGCTCCGCGACCCGCTCCGCCGCCTCCCACACGAACGTTCCGTGGAACGTGGGCGTCAGGTCCGGAATGCCCGTGACGGTGCGCAGTCGCTGTGTCCACCGGGCCTCCGTGAAGTCATCGGCCGTCTCACGGGCCAAGTCGAGCCGGGTCGCGTGGATCCACCGGTCCCTCACGTCCGTGGCCGCGATGACGCCGCCCACCTCCGGATGCGTGAGCACCGCGAAGCCCAGCGGCACCTCCCGCTGCACAGGCGAGAGGTCGGCCTCGAAGAGCGTGGAGATGTTGTGGCCAAAGGAGCCCCGTCCTCGCTGTGAGATGCCCAGCGCCTCACGCACCGGACTGCGCACCCCATCCGCGCCAATCAGATACGTCGCCTGCACGGTGGACACCGTGCCCGTGTCGCGGTCGAGCACCGTGGCCCGTACTCCCTGCGCATCCTGCGTGAAGCCCGTCAGCTCGTGACGGAAGCACACCTCCACGTCCTGGCTCCTCACGGCCTTCAAGAGGATGGGCTCCAGCCGATCCTGCCCCAGGAAGACGAACGGACACGGGCTGAGGTCCATCCGCTGCGTGGAGACCGTCCGCGTCTTCCACGAATGCACCGGCCCCGCGAGAGTGACGGCCACCAGCTCTCCGACGACCGTGCCCTCGGGAACCGCCCCGGCCTGCTCCACGTCTTCTCTGGCGCACGTGGACCGCAACAACTCCACCGTGCGCGCGTGGAAGCCGCGTGCCCGCGGATGGAGCGACGTGCCCGCGTGCTTCTCGATGATCAGCGCGCGCACGCCCTGGTGGGCGAGGAACAACGCGGTCGACAGCCCCACGAGGCCGCCTCCGACGATGAGCACGGGGACCTGACGCACCTGCGAGGGATGGGCTTGCATGCCCGGAGATATAGCGCCCGGCCGCAACCCGGTCCTGGCGCAACGGGTGGTCCATCCGGCGAATCGTGACGCGCGGACCCAGCGGGCCCTGGAGCGCATCGTGATGGAGGACGCGGACGCCCTGCGCACGGAGGACCTGGCGGAAGTCGCTGGCCTGTGCCGCGCCCCCTCCCTGCGGGCCTCCCGCGCCAGCATGGGCGAAAGCCCCACCCGGTCCCCCCAAGGCTACCGGCAGGAGCGCGCGGCGGAGCGGCTCCGCCAGGGCCAGGCCGGGTCCGTGATGGCGACCGCGCGCATGTGCGGCTTCGAAGACCTGGCCGCTTCGCCCGGGTCTTCCGTTCCCGCTTCGGCTGCGCGCCCCGCGAGTACCGCGCGCCATGGACGAGAAGGCCGCCAGGAGTTCGTCAACCCATCCTGCCTCGAAGTTCTCCGCGAGGCCCCGCACCTCGCGGAGCGGTGGTGGGCCCGACGGTGTGCATGAACGACGCCAAGGCGAGTCCACGTGCAGCGGCGCCCTGCCGGGAGCGCCCTCTCCAAACCTGTCCGACAGTCGGACAGGTTCGCGCCGCCTGGCGCCCCAGGACGGGCTGGCCGCGCATCCATGTCAGACCCCCGTGGTTTGGTGCACGAGGCTTGGGCGAGGAGGGCGACGGTGATGGTGCGGGTGGGACTCGTGGCGTACGTGGAGGAGCAACTCGAGCGCGCGATTGCGCTGGGGATGCTGCCGAGGGGACAGTTCGGCTCGGAAGAGAAGCTGGCGCGTGAGTTTGGGTGCTGCCGGGGCACCGTGCGGGAGGCGCTGCGGCGGCTGGCGGCGCGAGGGCTGGTGGTGCAGCGCTCCGGACGCAAGACGCGCGCGGTGGCGCTGGATGAGTCGCTGACGCTGGAGAACCTGGGCCTGGCGCTGCATGACGAACGCCGCCCGGAGTGCCGTCGGCTGCTGGAGGGCTTCTTCAGCCTCAAGCGGCAGGTGCTGGTGGAGCTCCTGGCCGACTGCTGCACGAGGGCCTCCGACGCGGCCCTGGGCCAGTTGGAGGACGCCTGCTTCTGGCTTTCGGACGCGGCGCGCTGGAATCCTGGCGAGCGCTGCGCACAGTGGGAGTTCGAGTTGCTGCGGCTCGCGGCCCGGGCTGCGGAGCGTCCAGGGCACCTGCTCCTCATCCAGTCACTGCAGCGGGCTTTACGGGGCAACGCGACCCGGCTGCTGTCCCTCATGGGCGGCGAGACGCTGCGCCAGTGGGTCTTCTGCGCGATAGAGGCCCTGCGAAATCGCGACGCGCGGGCGCTCCAGCACGAGCTACCGGCGCTGCTGAAGGCGTGCGATGAGCGCGTGCTGGAGGACTTCGCCCCCGTCCCCCAGGAGCAGGAGTCCCCCGAGGCCGAGTGCCCCCCGGAGTGCCTCCCTGACGTCCCCGCTTCAGCCTCCGCGCAGGACGATGCGCCCGCCGCGGGCCCATGCGTGGAGGAGCGTGGCCCTGACCACCTCGCGCCAGCCGCCGGGGCAACGGGAGCGCTCGGCATTGGCCCCCGCGTCCACGAGGGAGACCTTCCCGTGGAGCCGGACCGCGGGACGCCGCGGATTCCAGCCGCCCCAGGCCTTACTCCCGGCGAGCCGCAGGGTGCGTGCTCCCCTGTGGACGTGACGGGCGCGGCCCCGGGAAACATCCCCGACTGTCGAGCGGGTGGGAGCGCTTCGTCTCAGGAAGAGGAGCCGCTTGCGCGAGGAGAAGCGCAAGGCGAGCGGGCCGCCTCATGGCCCCCAGGGGCCCGTCCCCACCACGAGGACGGTGGGCAGTGCGCCTCTGACGCCTCCATGGCCCAGACGCCAGAACCCCCCGCTTCATGAGCGGCGACAGCCCTTCGTGCCCACTCGGGCCCTTGAGGCGGAGCGCCCGCGCAGATGGACCTCAGCCGCCGGACTGGCGTCCTTCGATGGCGCACAGGAGCACCGCCGCGGCGATGCCCAGGCGCCGGTCCAACTGGCGCTGCGTGTCCATGGAGAAGTCGAGGTCGATCTTCTGGATGAACGGGTTGAAGTGCTGCCGGAAGCTGAAGACCTGCGCGCCGCCCAGGGTGCCGGTGAAGGTCTGCGGGATGAGGTTGGTGAGGAAGCGCCGCACGAGCGCCAGCAGCATGCTGTCCTCCTCAATCCGCCCCACCTCCTGGCCGTCCACGTCCAGCACCAGCCACGTGTCGCGCAGCATGGAGCTCAGGGCCTTGCGGCGCAGCGCGCCCACGCGCTCGCCGGTGGCCGCGTCGGTGACGTCGTAGGTGGCGCCGAAGTCCAGGATGCTGCGCGCCTGGATGGTGATGAGCTCCTCCTGCATGTCCTCGCCGCTGTAGATGCGCAGGTCCTCCTTCAGCTTGAAGGCCTTCATCTTCGAGTAGAAGGCGACGTTGCCCGCCTCGTCGTAGATGTGGAACGCGCCGCCGAACAGCTTGAAGAACTTGCGGCGGATCATGTAGCGGGACTGGCCGAGGCGCCCGGAGGCGAGCTCGCTCCGGGGACGGGTCTGGAGGGCGGAGGACATGGCCTTCCTCCCTAGCGCGAAGCGGCACGCGGGGCCAGGGGGCTACTTGATGCCCTGCTTCGCCTTGCTCTCCGCCACGGCCTTCTGCGCGGTGGCGTGGATGTTGTCGAACTGGGCGCGGTACACGTCCGAGTGGCTCTTGCCCGTCTGCTTGTTCGCGACGTTCTGGCGCGCCCAGTAGCTGTCGAAGCTGGGGTCCGCGCCCTCCAGGCGCTTGCCGAAGCGGTCCATCTCCTTGGGCCAGCCCTGGTTGTCGATGCCGTGCTTCATCACGTCATGGTGGCGCTTGATGCCGTCGTACTCGATGCGCTCCATGCTCTTGGCGAAGTTCTCGCGCCGGGCGTTCAGGTCCCCGCCGAAGGCCGGCTTGCCCAGCACGGCGTTGAGCTCGTTCTGGAAGGCATCGCTGGTGACCTTGCTGAACTTCTTCTGCTGCGCGGCGTTGGTGGCCTCGAAGGCCATGACGCTGGCGCGCTTGGGGCCCGTGAGGTCCGGCCGCAGGCCGATCTGGTTGTCCTTCTTGTAGAACATGCCGCCATGGACCTGGTCCTTGGTGACGACGTTGACGGGCTTGCCGTCGGACGCCTTCGCGGCGTCGTCCACCAGCGCCGCGTACTTCGGGTTCTTCAGCATCTCCTCGTGGGCCATCTTGTCGTAGACGGCATGCATCGAGGGGTCCGTGGGCGGCTTCTGGACCGGCGGCTGCTGCACGGTGTTGGGCCCCTGGGTCCGCTGCTTCTTCTGCGGCGGCCCCTCCACCTCCGGCTTTCGGATGGACGAGGTGAGGTCGTCGTGCTTGCGCTTCACCGGAAGCGACGGGCCTGAGCTGAACTTGGAGATTCCGCGGGGCATGGGGGCGCTCCTGAGGGGAGGGGCTGGAGGAACTGGAAGCGCAGGATAACGCCCGCCATGGCCCGGTGAACACGCCGCGTCACGCACGGCGTGTCCGAACTTCAAACATCCATCAGTAGCAGAGGTAGTTGTCGTACCAGTCGTGGGGATCCGCACTCTCATGGATGAGCGTGCACTGCTTGCCCTCGATGGGGCCAGCCGGCGACCAGGAGAACTGCAGCGGGCTGCTGGTGGGCACGCAGAGGTAGTTATCATTCCACGTGTGCCCCGCGGGCTCTGACGACTCGTAGATTTGCGTGCAGCGCATGCCGGCGATGGGGCCCGCGCTGCTCCACTGGATGCCGTAGTCCACGGTGGAGCACAGGAAGTTGTCGTTCCACGTATTGGGATCCGCCGCCTCATGCACCTGGGTGCAGTAGCGGCCGGCGATGGGGCCCGCGCCGGACCAGGACAGGGCCGGCGTTGCCTGGAGGCTCAGGATGGCCTGGCGCAGATTGGGCAGTCGGCCGATGTTGCGCGCATCCGCCGCCTGCGCCGTGCCCGTAGAGGCCAGCAGGCTGCGCAGATATCGCGGTTCCAGGGGATCAGACCCGCGCGCACGCGCCACGCCCTGGAGGCTCAGCGCCGAGCCGGTGACGATGGGCGACGCGCTGGACGTGCCGCTGAAGGTGCCCGTGTAGTACTGGTCCTCGCCGTAGGCGGAGCCGAACAGGTCGCCGTAGCCCATGGACGCCACGCTCTCACCCCAGCCGTGCACGTCCACGCGCGAGCCGAAGTTCGTCCAGCACATGGGGACGCGCGTGGTGGCGGTGCTCGCGCCCACCACGATGGCGCCCGAGTCGCGTACGCCGCGGTTGAAGGCGCCGCCGTACGCGGCCTCGTCCAGGTTGGCGCTGCCGTTGCCCGCCGCCTCCACCACGGTGACGCCGTTGGCGGTGGCCGTGGCGATGGCGTCGTAGTTGGCCTGCCAGTACTCCATCGCGATGTAGTTGCACTGGCCCTGGTTGCAGGTACAGGGCGTGCTGTCCGCCGGCCCCTGCGCGTGCAGTTCAATCAGGATGACGCCGCCACGTCCCACCGCCGACGCCGCGTTGGCGATGGCGGCGGCGGTGCCCTGCGAGGCCGCCGACACGCCCACCGTCGCGCCGTGCGCGATGCCCGTCACGCCATAGCCGTTGGCCGTGCCCACGATTTCACCCAGCACCGCGGTGCCGTGGTTGCGCCAGCCCAGGTCGTTGTACTGCGCGCCCAGCTGGGTGAAGAGGCCCGGCATGTCCTCGTGCGTGGTGCGCCAGCCGCCCTCGATGTCCACGAAGCGGATGCCCGCGCCGTTGCCACCGGCCACGCCCCAGGCATAGCGCGCGTCCACGCCGCTGGGGGCCGCGTTGAGGTAGCCCTGGTTGCCCTCGTACAGCGGCGTCGTGGGGGCGATGTCCGCGGCGGCGAGCAGGCTCCGCAGCGCGGGCTCCATGCCGAAGTTCACCATGGCGGGCTCCGCGGGAGGCTCCGCGTACGCCACCTCCACGCTGTCCAGCGCGTTGAGCGCGGCGACGAGCTCCGCCACGCGCTCCGAGGTGGTGCCCGGCACGAGCGGCACCGCGTAGTACAGGTCGAGGTCCGCCAGCTGGCGGCCGCTCTCGGACTCGCCCAGCACCTTGCGGGCCTCCAGCGAGGCCTCGTCGTCGGTGAAGAGGCGACGGAGGGAGGAGGCCCGCGGCGCGCGCTCCAGCAGGGCCTGCGCGGCCTTCACGTCACCGTCGAGCCGGGCCTCGGAGAGCCCCCGCCCGGCGAGCAGCGAGCGCTCGGCCCCGGAGCGCTCCGCCGCGAGCGCGCGCAGCGCATTGCCCCGCAGGCGCACGCGGCTGCCCTCGTGGAACTTCACCACCAGGCGCTCCACGGGCGTGCCCGACGGCAGCGCCTTCTGGAGGCGCTTGTCGGCGGCGACGCGGGGCAGCGGCTCCTGCGATGCGGCGAAGGCGGTGGTGCACAGCGTGAGCCCGACGAGCGCGCCCGTCAGGCGGGATGCGAAACGTGAAGGAGACATCCGGTTCTCCCGGTGTGGAAGGGAACGTCCTCGACGCAGTCACCGGGCCCGGTGCCCCGTGACTCCGTCAGCCCTCCACCCTAGAATACCGGTCTGACAAGAAATACGGCTAAAGCCCGCCCAGGCCTCAGGACCCGCGCGGCTTCGCGTCCTGGAACGCGCTCATCTGCGCGGCCAGCGCGCGCTGGAACGCGGGCCGTGCCTCGCAGCGTTCCTTGTAGGCCTTGAGCGTGGGATGGGCGTCGAGCACGTCGGTGTGCCGCAGGATGCGCAGCACCGTGGTCATCATCAGGTCGCCCACGGTGAAGCGCTCCTCCAGGTACTGGCGGTCTCCCAGCCACGTGGCCAGTTCGCCCAGGCGCTGGTGGATGCGCTTCACCACGTCGGGCCGGTGGAGCCCGGCCCACTCTGCGTCCGGGACGAAGAGGTCGATCTCCGCGAGCTGCTGGATGTGGATCTCCAGCGAGTTCAGCGCCGCGAACAACCACGAGAGCGCCCGCGCCCGGCCCGACTCATCCGTGGGGAGCAGCACGTCGCTGTTCAACGCCAAGTGCACCAGGATGGCGCCCGACTCGAAGAGGGACAGGCCGTCGTCCTCGAACACGGGCACCTGCCCGAAGGGCTGCTGCATGCGGTAGTCGGCCGACCGCTGGACGTCGCCATCGATGAGCCTCGCCTGATACGGCAGGCCCGCCTCCTCCAGCGCCCACCGCACCCGGAGGTCTCGCACCAGGCCCTGCGCGAACGGTGGCACCCACTTGAAAGCACTGACGGTGATCATGCCCGGCAGCCTCTCGTCACTCGGGCAGGCATGACCAGCGTCATCTGAAACGCATGTCCGCCCGGATGCCCCTGCCCGGAGGACGATGCCCGTGTCGTGCCGGGTGGACATCTCGTGCGCATGGGAGACGAAGCGCGCCGCGGCGCCGCACGGAGCCACACCTCGTGGCCCACCCGCGTCAGCCCGTTCCTTGGCTCCCTGCGCGGCTATGACAGGGCGCGCCTGAAGAAGGACCTGGTGGGCGCGCTCACGGTGACGGCGCTGCACATCCCGGAGGGCATGGCCTACGCGCAGCTCGCGGGGCTGCCTCCGCAGGCGGCGCTGTACTCCACTCCGGCGGCGCTGGCGCTCTACGCGCTGTTCGGCAGCTCGCGGCAGCTCATCATCGCGGTGTCCGCCAGCGTGTCGGTGCTCTCCGCCGCCACGGTGGGCGCCGTGGCACAGCAGGGCACTCCACGCTTCGTGGCGCTCACGGCCGCGCTGGCCCTGATGGCGGGTGCCGTGGCCGTGCTGGCGGGCGTGCTGAAGCTGGGGCGCGTGGCGCAGTTCTTCTCCACCTCCGTGCTGAGCGGCTTCGTGTTCGGGCTGGCGCTCATCATCGCCATCAAGCAGGTGCCCAAGCTCCTGGGCATCCAGGGCGCGAAGGGCGGCTTCTTCGAGCGGCTGGGCTTCATCCTCTCCCACCTGGGACAGACGCATCCGCTGACGCTCGCCGTGGGGGCGGCGAGCATCGCGGCGCTGCTCCTGCTGGGACGGCTGTCCCGGCGCGTCCCGGCGTCGCTCGCGGTGCTGGTGCTGGGTCGCTGCTGCGCCTGGACGCGCAGGGCGTGGCCATCGTGGGGCCCATCCCCGCGGGCCTGGTGCCGCCCCAGCTCCCGGAAGTGGGGATGAAGGACCTGCTCCCGTTGTTGCCGGGCGCGTGCGGCATCGTGCTGGTGGCGTTCGCGGAGGCCATTGGCCCGGCGCGCATGTTCGCCGCGAAGCACGGCTACGAGGTGGACCCCGACCGGGAGCTGGTGGGCCTGGGCGCCGCGAACCTGGGCGGCGGGCTCTTCCGGGGCTTCGGCATGGGGTGCAGCCGGTCCAAGTCCGCCGCGAATGATCAGGCGGGGGCCACCACGCAGGTGTCCTCGCTGGTGACGGCGGGGCTGACGCTGCTGGTGGCCTTGTTCCTCACGGGCCTGTTCCGCGCGCTGCCAGAGGCCACGCTGGGCGCCATCGTGGTGGTGGCCATCCTGGGGATGATGGACGTGAAGGCGCTGGCGCGGCTGGCCCGCCTGCGCCGCGCGGACTTCCTGGGCGCGGCGGTGGCGCTGGCGGCGGTGCTGGCCTTCGACGTGCTGCCCGGCCTGCTCATCGCGGTGGGCGTGTCGCTGTTCCTCACCGTCTACCGCGCCAGCCAGCCGCGCCTGAGCGAGCTGGGGCGGGTGCCCGGGACGCTGGACCTGGTGGCCACGCACCGCGAGTCCTCCGCCATCACCCTGCCCGGCCTGCTCGTCATCCGGCCGGAGGAAGGCCTCTTCTTCGCCAACGCGACGGCGCTGCGGGACGCGGTGCTCGCCCTCGTGCGTGACGCGAAGGTGCCGGTGCGCGAGGTGCTGCTGGACCTGGAGCTGACGGAGGACCTGGACGTGCCGGGGGCGGACATGCTGGCGGGCCTGCACGAGGACCTGTCGCACCGGGGCATCACCCTGGCCCTCGCCCGCGTGCACGCGCCGACGCTCCGGTTGCTGGAGCGCACCGGAGCGCTGGCGAAGGTGGAGCGGCGCAACGTGCATCCCCAGGTGAGCACGGGCGTGGAGTCCTGGATGGCGCGGCACGAGTCCCAGACGTGGCAGGAGTGGCGCCTCATCCAGGACGGGCTGTACCTGGTGCGCTCGCGCGTGGACGAGGCGGGCGCGGCGCTGCACGGCGAGGAGCGCTACCGGCAGGAGGACCTCCTCATCCGGCTGGATGAAGCGGACAGGCGCATGCGGGAGCTGTTGCGGAAGCTGCCGCATCCCCCGACCGATGAGGACTCGCGGGGGTCCACGCACTGAGGCCGGCGCGCGTCACGCGGGAGGCCGGACCTGCCTCCCGAGCCCCCGCCCGCCCCCGGCCACCGGAACGATGTCCGGACCGGGCCCCCGTGGGCACCTCGTGCCCAGGAGGTGGCGAATGGCAAGCAAGGCGAAGCCCTCGGGCAACGGACACGGCAAGCAGGCGAAGCAGCCCAACATCCTGGTCATCTGGGGAGATGACATCGGCTTCTGGAACATCAGCGCCTACAACCAGGGGATGATGGGCTACCGCACGCCCAACATCGACCGCATCGCGAAGGAAGGCGCGCTGATGACGGACTGCTACGGCCAGCAGAGCTGCACCGCGGGCCGCGCGGCGTTCATCACGGGCATGAACCCGCTGCGCACGGGGCTCACCACCATTGGCATGCCGGGCGCGAAGTACGGCCTGCAGGACTCCGACCCCACCATCGCGGAGATGCTCAAGCCGCTGGGCTACACCTGCGGCCAGTTCGGCAAGAACCACCTGGGCGACTCCAATCCCTACCTGCCCACGAACCACGGCTTCGACGAGTTCTTCGGCAACCTCTACCACCTGAACGCGGAGTGCGAGCCGGAGTGCCCCGACTACCCGAAGGATCCGGCCTTCAAGGCGCGCTTCGGGCCTCGCGGCGTGCTGCACAGCTGGGCCACGGACCGCCAGGACGTCACCGAGGATCCGCGCTGGGGCGTCGTGGGCAGGCAGCGCATCGAGGACACCGGCCCGCTCACCAAGAAGCGCATGGAGACGGTGGACGGCGAGTTCCTGAAGGAGGCGCTGGACTTCATGGAGCGCGCGGTGAAGGACGGCAAGCCGTTCTTCCTCTGGCACAACACCACGCGCACCCACGTCTTCACCTACCTCCAGGAGAAGTACCGCAACGTCACGGGCTATGGCCTCTACGCGGACGCGATGCGGGAACTGGACGACATCGTCGGGGCGTTGCTGGCCAAGCTGGACGAGTTGGGCATCGCGGACAACACCCTGGTGGTGTTCTCCACCGACAACGGCGTGGAGAAGATGGGCTGGCCGGACGGCGGCAACAGCCCGTTCCGCGGGGAGAAGGGGTCGACGTGGGAGGGCGGCGTGCGGGTGCCGTGCGCGGTGCGCTGGCCGGGCGTGGTGGAGCCGGGGCGCGTCATCAACGACATCTTCGCGCACGAGGACTGGATGCCCACGCTGGTGGCGGCGGCGGGCGGCCCCACGGACCTCGCGGAGAAGTGCAAGCAGGGCTACAAGGTGGGGGACAAGACCTTCAAGGTCTACCTGGACGGGTACGACCAGCGGGGGCTGCTGGCGGGCACGGAGGAGGGGCGCCGGCACGAATTCATCTACGTGCTCGACAGCGGCAACCTCGCGGCGGTCCGGTACAAGGACTGGAAGATCATCTTCAGCTACCAGGACGGCGAAGGCCCGGACATGTGGTTCAGCGGCAAGCGCTTCAACCCGGCGTGGCCCTACCTCATCAACCTGCGCTCGGATCCGTTCGAGTACGCGACGCACTCCGGTCTCTACACGCAGTGGTACGGCGAGCGCATGTTCACCTTCGTCCCCGCGCAGATGCTGGTGAAGCAGTTCGCGGAGAGCCTCATCGAGTTCCTGCCCAGCCAGGCCCCGGGCAGCCTGAGCATCGGGCCGATGAAGGAGCGCGTGAAACAGAAGATGGCGGAGGCGAGGAAGCAGAAGGAGGAGCCCAGCGTCAGCGACCAGGTCATGTCCCTGGCCAACGAGGTGGAGCAGTTCATCCAGCGCTTCCAGCAATCCCATACGTAGCCCACCGGGCCCGTCGGGCCGTGGGGCGTCCATTCCTCCACTGCCCGACACCCGCCCCGGCCCCCGGTGCGAGTGTCATTCGGGGCGCCGGGCCGGATGTTCTCCGTTGGAGGACTTCCCGCCATGCACCGCAACGACAGCCGCGACGCCACGCCCGACGCGGAGCCCACCGACACCGCCGCGCGCCCGGGCCGCGCTCCGTTCCCGGACATGGTGTGGGTTCCCGGCGGCACGTACTGGATGGGCTCCGATCATCACTATCCCGAAGAAGCCCCCGCGCATCAGGTCACCGTCTCCGGCTTCTGGATGGACCGCTTCACCGTGACGAACGAACAGTTCGCCCGCTTCGTCGAAGCCACCGGCTACGTCACCGTCGCGCAGCGCCCGCTCAATCCCGCGGACTACCCCGGCGCCACGCCGGACTCGCTCGTCCCCGGCTCGCTCGTGTTCCAGAAGGCCCGGGGCCCCGTGGACCTGGGCAACGTGACCAACTGGTGGAGCTACGTCCCCGACGCCTGCTGGAAGCACCCCGAAGGGCGCCGCTCCTCCGTGAAGCACCGCCGCGACCACCCCGTCGTCCACATCGCCTTCGAGGACGCGGAGGCCTACGCCACCTGGGCCGGCAAGGCCCTCCCCACCGAGGCGGAGTGGGAGCGCGCCGCGCGCGGCGGCCTGGACCGCAACGAGTTCTGCTGGGGCAATGACTTCACCCCCAACGGCGAACACCTGGCCAACACCTGGCAGGGCTACTTCCCGTGGCAGAACCTCCGCGAGGACGGCCACGAGGGCACCTGCCCCGTCGGCGCCTTTCCTCCCAATGGCTATGGCCTCCATGAGATGGCTGGCAACGTCTGGGAATGGACCACCGACTGGTACCAGGAGCGCCACCAGGGAAACAAAGGCAAGGCGTGCTGCATCCCCGTCAACCCGCGAGGCCCCGCCACGGCCCAGGGCAGCCAGGCCCCCTCCACGCCCGCCGTCACCCTCCCGCGCCGCGTCCTCAAGGGCGGCAGCCACCTGTGCGCGCCCAACTACTGCCGCCGCTACCGGCCCGCGGCGCGCTCGCCCCAGGCCGTGGACAGCGGCGCCAGCCACATCGGCTTCCGCTGCATCGTGCGCCCGTAGCCGCGACCTGCGGCAAGCAGGAAGGTGACGCGGATGGCGGACGCAGAGGCACTTCCTGGAGCCAGGGGGCGGCCGGGGAGGCACGGGCAGGCTCGACGACCGCGTGAGGGCCCGTCCCTCCGTTGGTGGCTCCAACACCGGCTGTGGATTCCACCCGCCGTGGGGGCTGCCCTGGGAGCCTGCCTGGGCGTTCTCTTCGTGACGCCATCGC
This genomic stretch from Corallococcus caeni harbors:
- a CDS encoding STAS domain-containing protein; this translates as MDVKALARLARLRRADFLGAAVALAAVLAFDVLPGLLIAVGVSLFLTVYRASQPRLSELGRVPGTLDLVATHRESSAITLPGLLVIRPEEGLFFANATALRDAVLALVRDAKVPVREVLLDLELTEDLDVPGADMLAGLHEDLSHRGITLALARVHAPTLRLLERTGALAKVERRNVHPQVSTGVESWMARHESQTWQEWRLIQDGLYLVRSRVDEAGAALHGEERYRQEDLLIRLDEADRRMRELLRKLPHPPTDEDSRGSTH
- a CDS encoding arylsulfatase, translated to MASKAKPSGNGHGKQAKQPNILVIWGDDIGFWNISAYNQGMMGYRTPNIDRIAKEGALMTDCYGQQSCTAGRAAFITGMNPLRTGLTTIGMPGAKYGLQDSDPTIAEMLKPLGYTCGQFGKNHLGDSNPYLPTNHGFDEFFGNLYHLNAECEPECPDYPKDPAFKARFGPRGVLHSWATDRQDVTEDPRWGVVGRQRIEDTGPLTKKRMETVDGEFLKEALDFMERAVKDGKPFFLWHNTTRTHVFTYLQEKYRNVTGYGLYADAMRELDDIVGALLAKLDELGIADNTLVVFSTDNGVEKMGWPDGGNSPFRGEKGSTWEGGVRVPCAVRWPGVVEPGRVINDIFAHEDWMPTLVAAAGGPTDLAEKCKQGYKVGDKTFKVYLDGYDQRGLLAGTEEGRRHEFIYVLDSGNLAAVRYKDWKIIFSYQDGEGPDMWFSGKRFNPAWPYLINLRSDPFEYATHSGLYTQWYGERMFTFVPAQMLVKQFAESLIEFLPSQAPGSLSIGPMKERVKQKMAEARKQKEEPSVSDQVMSLANEVEQFIQRFQQSHT
- a CDS encoding formylglycine-generating enzyme family protein, giving the protein MHRNDSRDATPDAEPTDTAARPGRAPFPDMVWVPGGTYWMGSDHHYPEEAPAHQVTVSGFWMDRFTVTNEQFARFVEATGYVTVAQRPLNPADYPGATPDSLVPGSLVFQKARGPVDLGNVTNWWSYVPDACWKHPEGRRSSVKHRRDHPVVHIAFEDAEAYATWAGKALPTEAEWERAARGGLDRNEFCWGNDFTPNGEHLANTWQGYFPWQNLREDGHEGTCPVGAFPPNGYGLHEMAGNVWEWTTDWYQERHQGNKGKACCIPVNPRGPATAQGSQAPSTPAVTLPRRVLKGGSHLCAPNYCRRYRPAARSPQAVDSGASHIGFRCIVRP